The Virgibacillus phasianinus genome includes a window with the following:
- a CDS encoding ferredoxin: protein MPKYTIVDKETCIACGACGASAPDLYDYDDEGLAYVIIDDNEGIAEIPKPLEEDMIDAFEGCPTDSVKLSNEKFEGNPLRFEEE from the coding sequence ATGCCTAAATATACAATTGTAGATAAAGAAACGTGCATTGCATGTGGAGCATGCGGCGCAAGTGCACCAGATTTATATGATTATGACGATGAAGGTCTTGCGTATGTAATTATTGATGACAATGAAGGAATTGCAGAAATACCAAAACCGCTTGAAGAAGATATGATTGATGCGTTTGAAGGCTGTCCAACGGATTCTGTAAAATTATCAAATGAAAAGTTTGAAGGAAACCCATTACGATTTGAAGAAGAATAA
- a CDS encoding manganese catalase family protein, whose protein sequence is MWYYEKKLQYPVKVSVCNPHLAKLLTEQYGGADGELSAALRYLNQRYTIPDKVAGLLNDIGTEEFAHLEMIATMIYKLTKDATAEQMDEAGLGGHYTGHSLALFPENTDRTPWTASYIQAKGDPIADLYEDIAAEEKARATYQWIINLSDDPDLNDGLSYLREREVVHSMRFREAVELLKEERDRKKIF, encoded by the coding sequence GTGTGGTATTATGAAAAAAAACTTCAATATCCGGTAAAAGTAAGTGTCTGTAATCCACATCTGGCTAAGCTTCTCACTGAACAATACGGTGGCGCTGACGGAGAATTGTCTGCAGCGTTACGTTACTTAAATCAACGGTATACAATTCCGGATAAAGTAGCTGGATTATTAAATGATATTGGAACAGAAGAATTTGCCCATTTGGAAATGATTGCTACTATGATCTATAAACTGACTAAAGATGCCACAGCGGAGCAAATGGATGAAGCAGGGTTAGGTGGTCACTACACTGGTCACAGCCTTGCTTTGTTCCCAGAAAATACGGATAGAACACCATGGACGGCTTCATATATCCAGGCTAAAGGTGATCCTATTGCTGATTTATATGAAGATATTGCGGCTGAGGAAAAAGCAAGGGCAACCTATCAATGGATCATTAATTTAAGTGATGATCCAGATTTGAATGACGGTCTTAGCTATTTGCGGGAAAGAGAAGTTGTTCACTCGATGCGATTTAGAGAAGCTGTTGAATTACTGAAGGAAGAACGAGACCGCAAAAAAATATTTTAG
- a CDS encoding CPBP family intramembrane glutamic endopeptidase: MRKQSDIIKQLSDHDLKVQLIISQLVLIFIGFFLSNFLFDSLAMWMDYLTFSIFDVLYYGVIPGILIVLFDLACMYTFPKKHYDDGGINERIFSNLSVGEIFFLTLLISIAEELLFRGVLQTSFGYSVASLLFALVHFRYLQKPVLLVSILFVSFYIGYIFVLTESLLVTIVAHFMVDFILGLVIRFQKRGAKYD; encoded by the coding sequence ATGCGTAAACAGAGTGATATTATCAAACAATTATCTGATCATGACCTTAAGGTCCAATTGATTATATCCCAGCTTGTTCTGATTTTCATAGGTTTCTTTTTAAGCAACTTTTTATTTGATTCCCTTGCTATGTGGATGGATTACCTAACGTTTTCCATTTTTGATGTCTTGTATTATGGAGTTATTCCTGGAATCTTGATTGTGCTATTTGATTTAGCATGTATGTATACATTTCCGAAGAAACATTATGACGATGGGGGCATTAACGAGAGGATCTTCAGCAATCTGTCTGTGGGTGAAATTTTCTTTTTAACACTATTAATTTCGATAGCGGAAGAATTATTATTTCGTGGTGTACTCCAAACCTCATTTGGTTATTCTGTTGCAAGTTTATTATTTGCCTTGGTGCATTTTCGATATTTACAGAAGCCTGTGTTGTTAGTTTCTATATTATTTGTCAGTTTCTATATTGGATATATATTTGTGTTAACTGAAAGCTTATTGGTAACGATTGTGGCTCATTTCATGGTTGATTTTATTCTTGGACTGGTAATACGTTTTCAAAAAAGAGGTGCTAAGTATGACTGA
- a CDS encoding DUF4430 domain-containing protein, with the protein MSKMKLFLVSLIAVIGILGGCNSEGADNEQSNVANNQPESSESNASDNENQEKMVTISVTKKKGEETVTKKEVPIEDGAILMDVMKKNFDLKEDGGFITTIEGIEAKKSEKMAWMYSINGESASVGASDLELTPGDSVNFDLHSWE; encoded by the coding sequence ATGAGCAAGATGAAGTTATTTCTAGTTTCATTAATAGCTGTTATTGGTATTCTAGGTGGGTGCAACTCTGAGGGTGCAGATAATGAGCAATCAAATGTTGCAAATAATCAACCAGAATCAAGTGAAAGTAATGCATCGGATAATGAAAACCAAGAAAAGATGGTAACTATCTCCGTTACAAAGAAAAAAGGGGAAGAAACCGTTACAAAGAAAGAAGTCCCAATTGAGGATGGAGCAATTCTTATGGACGTGATGAAAAAAAACTTTGATCTCAAAGAAGATGGAGGATTTATCACAACAATTGAAGGAATAGAAGCCAAGAAAAGCGAGAAAATGGCTTGGATGTATTCCATTAATGGAGAGTCAGCAAGTGTTGGAGCAAGTGATCTTGAACTAACACCTGGAGATTCCGTCAACTTTGATTTACACTCTTGGGAATGA
- a CDS encoding spore coat associated protein CotJA: MKGNHEFTQFKYWEPYISPYDPCKPIRVKSYPTPPQLYINFQPPGLPQYNPEDALFHGTLWPALSSPWPNPNTKVRGDTNE; encoded by the coding sequence ATGAAAGGAAATCATGAATTTACACAGTTTAAATATTGGGAACCATACATCAGCCCATATGATCCATGCAAACCCATCAGAGTAAAAAGCTATCCAACCCCTCCCCAATTATATATCAACTTTCAACCGCCAGGATTACCACAATATAATCCAGAAGATGCATTATTCCATGGTACATTATGGCCTGCTCTATCCAGCCCATGGCCAAATCCAAATACAAAGGTTAGGGGTGATACAAATGAGTAA
- a CDS encoding helix-turn-helix domain-containing protein, whose product MLADGIILESSLRFNRSRTCSAIYHLISGRKSIQTVQDSHIYQLRNLYGINRSLHKHDYDKKVAAMVSDQLLELHESMGCLVTSKGIAWLKEHNKSLKLHEFNGIMYHTSSPIFHDRLLLLIQTMSNSCNNYYSFIPINDKTPIMRWVKTIFQQLNHQRESFFQQLYKELYQLMDSFSDEEASMYVDHLSGYHHYGKSTDQLAHDYDKEKIDIPFILERMNHSLLGNIYRDPARFPALKMLLKDLRNNQFITNSAKQTFQLLKENYSIEDIGQIRKLKENTVYDHIVEVALFTDNFPIIEYVSEQEHSQIMAAIKSENTYKLKAIKEMIDRDISYFQIRLVLATMQDAGDQHE is encoded by the coding sequence ATGTTAGCAGATGGAATTATATTAGAAAGCAGCTTACGGTTCAACCGCAGCCGGACGTGTTCAGCAATATATCATTTAATTTCCGGTAGAAAATCGATCCAAACTGTTCAGGACTCTCATATCTATCAATTAAGGAACTTATACGGAATTAATCGTTCATTACATAAACATGATTATGACAAAAAGGTAGCTGCGATGGTCTCTGATCAACTGCTGGAATTGCATGAATCAATGGGATGTTTGGTAACTTCAAAGGGAATCGCCTGGTTGAAAGAGCACAATAAATCTCTTAAATTGCATGAATTTAATGGGATAATGTATCACACCTCATCACCGATTTTTCATGATCGATTGTTATTGCTCATTCAAACAATGTCGAATAGCTGTAATAATTATTATTCATTTATCCCTATTAATGATAAAACACCAATAATGCGTTGGGTGAAAACTATCTTTCAGCAACTAAATCACCAAAGAGAGTCCTTTTTTCAACAGCTTTATAAGGAGCTTTATCAATTAATGGATTCATTCTCGGATGAGGAGGCGTCGATGTATGTTGATCATTTATCCGGTTATCATCATTACGGAAAAAGTACGGATCAATTGGCACATGACTATGACAAAGAAAAAATTGATATTCCTTTTATCCTTGAGCGGATGAATCATTCGCTATTAGGTAACATATATCGTGATCCTGCTAGGTTTCCTGCACTTAAAATGCTCCTTAAGGATCTTAGGAATAACCAGTTTATTACAAATTCAGCAAAGCAAACCTTTCAATTGTTGAAGGAAAACTATTCAATTGAAGACATTGGCCAGATTCGGAAGCTAAAAGAAAATACTGTCTATGACCATATTGTGGAGGTTGCTTTGTTCACGGATAATTTCCCGATAATAGAATACGTTTCAGAGCAGGAGCATAGTCAAATAATGGCGGCAATAAAGAGTGAGAACACTTATAAACTAAAAGCAATAAAAGAGATGATTGACCGGGATATCAGTTATTTCCAAATCCGGTTAGTTCTCGCAACTATGCAAGATGCAGGTGATCAGCATGAATGA
- a CDS encoding RecQ family ATP-dependent DNA helicase — protein sequence MNEIINNNELERELHDHFGYTSFQIGQREIINDVMQGKDVLGVLPTGMGKSMCFQLPAKLLNGTTIVVSPLISLMIDQVKQLKASNFKRVVALNSFLSPKVRKKVYSLLNQYKLIYVSPELLQQRELMDYLKQVRVDLLVIDEAHCISQWGHDFRPDYLRLSEVVAELNNPSVLALSATATNEIQRDIKQVLQRPNMVDHIYPMDRENIVFSVEKLANDMEKNEKISRIFHRICVPTIIYFSSRNATEQFTAFLLNEHPSLRVAFYHGGMENVDRISIQQQFMNDQLDVICCTSAFGMGINKKDIRFIIHYHFPTQLESFIQEVGRAGRDGNESVSLVLYSEHDYFLPARLIEHELPQKEALVYVFQQLYRMYKQSEQIPYKVELIETLFHLNDSQWRFLHYHLEKHGMIKGNQIIYQKENWKAAFHSINSIVYNRIQLKEQKLLQMTSWVETKSCLREQLYKGFQSTFKQPLHACCSNCGFNLENWNPIPTVIEQRNQSWKEKLSALFSTEGAAKVP from the coding sequence ATGAATGAAATAATAAATAACAATGAATTAGAACGGGAATTACATGATCATTTTGGTTACACATCGTTTCAAATTGGCCAAAGGGAAATAATAAATGATGTTATGCAGGGTAAAGATGTATTAGGAGTACTTCCTACAGGCATGGGAAAGTCAATGTGTTTTCAGCTTCCTGCCAAACTTTTAAACGGAACTACAATTGTGGTTTCACCACTAATTTCACTTATGATTGATCAAGTGAAACAGCTTAAAGCATCAAACTTTAAAAGAGTAGTAGCATTGAATAGTTTTTTAAGTCCTAAAGTACGGAAGAAAGTATATAGCCTGTTAAATCAATATAAGTTGATTTATGTCTCGCCAGAACTATTGCAGCAAAGGGAGTTAATGGATTATCTAAAACAGGTGAGGGTGGATTTGCTAGTAATTGATGAAGCGCATTGCATATCCCAGTGGGGCCATGATTTCCGTCCTGATTACTTACGGTTGAGCGAAGTAGTTGCTGAATTGAATAATCCATCCGTATTGGCCTTGAGTGCAACTGCTACAAACGAAATACAGCGGGATATTAAGCAGGTACTTCAACGTCCAAATATGGTTGATCACATTTACCCAATGGACCGTGAGAATATTGTCTTCTCTGTAGAAAAGCTGGCCAATGACATGGAAAAAAATGAAAAAATAAGCCGAATATTTCATCGTATTTGTGTTCCCACTATTATTTATTTTTCAAGTCGAAATGCAACGGAACAATTTACAGCATTTTTATTAAATGAGCACCCTTCTTTGCGAGTGGCTTTCTATCATGGAGGAATGGAAAACGTAGATCGTATTTCGATACAGCAGCAGTTTATGAACGATCAATTAGATGTTATCTGTTGTACAAGTGCTTTTGGGATGGGGATCAATAAAAAAGACATACGGTTCATCATCCACTATCATTTTCCAACACAACTGGAGTCATTCATTCAAGAAGTCGGCAGGGCCGGGCGGGACGGGAATGAAAGTGTCAGTCTCGTTCTCTATTCTGAACACGATTATTTTCTTCCAGCAAGGTTAATCGAGCATGAACTACCACAAAAAGAAGCGTTAGTCTATGTTTTCCAACAACTTTATAGAATGTATAAACAATCAGAACAAATTCCATATAAGGTAGAATTGATTGAAACACTCTTTCATCTTAATGATAGTCAATGGCGATTTTTACACTATCATCTTGAAAAGCATGGTATGATAAAGGGAAATCAAATCATTTATCAAAAGGAAAATTGGAAGGCCGCTTTTCATTCAATCAACTCAATTGTTTATAATCGTATCCAGTTAAAAGAACAAAAGTTACTTCAGATGACTTCCTGGGTAGAAACGAAAAGTTGTCTTAGGGAGCAGCTTTATAAAGGATTTCAATCAACATTTAAGCAGCCGCTGCACGCTTGCTGCAGCAATTGTGGATTTAATCTGGAAAATTGGAATCCAATCCCAACTGTTATTGAACAGCGTAACCAGTCATGGAAAGAAAAACTATCAGCTTTATTTTCAACCGAAGGGGCTGCAAAGGTACCATAA
- a CDS encoding ECF transporter S component produces MNTYKMTLLALLAALGVVGRFAFSFIPNVQPVTAIIIICGLFLGPIAAMTLAVLTAFLTNMILGMGIWTIWQIVAWAIIGLISGIIGKYRRKHSLLLLTIFGVFCGYLYGFVLSLTTFTIAGEFIPYYLAGLPFDTAHAIGNGVFMVFLYPIISYFFKKYAKGRFYLQNTN; encoded by the coding sequence ATGAACACGTATAAAATGACATTACTTGCGCTCCTGGCAGCGCTTGGTGTAGTCGGAAGATTTGCGTTTTCTTTTATTCCAAATGTTCAACCAGTTACTGCAATCATTATTATTTGCGGCTTGTTTCTTGGACCAATTGCTGCTATGACGTTGGCAGTGTTGACTGCATTTCTGACCAATATGATATTAGGAATGGGAATATGGACAATTTGGCAGATTGTTGCCTGGGCAATAATTGGATTGATCAGTGGGATCATTGGAAAATACAGAAGAAAACATTCCTTACTGCTGCTAACCATTTTCGGAGTCTTCTGCGGATATTTATATGGGTTTGTCCTCTCGTTAACGACATTTACAATAGCTGGTGAATTCATTCCGTATTATTTGGCGGGACTTCCATTTGATACAGCACATGCAATCGGAAACGGTGTATTTATGGTTTTTTTATATCCAATCATTTCGTACTTTTTTAAAAAATATGCAAAAGGACGATTCTATCTGCAAAATACCAACTAA
- a CDS encoding spore coat protein CotJB produces MSKTMPPEYYQLLEEIQEVDFVLVELNLYLDTHNHDYDAIEQFNLNVQKSKQLKIAFEKKFGPLMNFGRSYSNYPWDLDDTPWPWQV; encoded by the coding sequence ATGAGTAAAACCATGCCACCTGAATATTATCAACTGCTTGAAGAAATCCAAGAAGTTGATTTTGTCTTGGTTGAATTGAATTTGTATTTGGATACACATAATCATGATTATGATGCAATCGAACAGTTTAATTTAAATGTTCAAAAAAGCAAACAATTAAAGATCGCCTTTGAAAAAAAGTTCGGACCACTTATGAACTTTGGTAGAAGCTATTCGAACTATCCATGGGATTTGGATGACACACCGTGGCCATGGCAGGTTTAA